GTTGGCGGCGCGCACATAGAGGCGCGACAGGGCCGAACTGTCCTGCTGAAATTTTTTCTGCAATTCCACAAAAACCGTGTAGTCGTTGGTGGGCGCGTAGATGGTGGATATTTCACGCGAGCCGTAGGCAGACTGGAGCGCCAGGTCTATCTGGTGCGGGCTGACGCCCAGGGCCCCCGCGCGGTTACGATCAATGGAAACGCGCAGTTCGGGGTTTTTCAGTTGCAGGTCGCTGTTCACGTCCTGTATTTGCGGCAGGGCGCGCAGGGCAATCTCTATCTTCTGGGCGCTGTCATAGAGGTCTTCCATGTCCGGGCCAGAAAGCGTGTACTGATACAGCGCCTTGGACGAGCGCCCGCCCAGGTTGATGGCCGGGGGCACCCGCACAAAGACCCGCATGGAGGGCGAGATATTGAGTTCGCGCCGCAGCTGCTCCGCCACCTGATCGATGCCGGGCCGCTGTGCGTGGGGTTTGAGCGGCATGAGCAAAATGCCGTTGTTCATGCTGGGGCTGCCGCCCACAATGCCCACAATGGAGTTGTACATGGACAGATGGGGATTTTTTTCCAGCAGGGGGTCAAGGCTGCGCTGCGCGCTGACCATGCCCTCGTAGGATACGCCCTGCTCCGCCTCGGTGCTGGCCACCAGCATGCCCATATCTTCCACGGGCAGAAAGCCCTTGGGCATGGCCATGCCGATCCAGACCGTGAGCGCCAGCAAAATCAGCGAGGCCATCAGCGTTTTCAGACGGTGGTGCAGCACAACGTCCAGCGAGCGGGCATACAGAGCGTTGAGGCGGTCAAAGCCGCGCTCAAGCCAGCCGTACAGGCCCTGCCCCGCGCTGCGGCCAGCCTTGTGCGCCCCTTGCGCCTTGAGAAAGTAGGCGCAGAGCATGGGCGTCAGGGTAAGCGACACCACGCCCGAAGCCAGAATGGCCGCGATGATGACCACGGCGAATTCCCTGAACAAACGCCCCACAATGCCGCCCATAAAGAGCACGGGGATGAAGACCGCGGCCAGGGAAACCGTCATGGACACGATGGTGAAGCCGATTTCCGCCGAACCGTCGTAGGCTGCGGTGAGCGGATCCTTGCCCATCTCCTGGTGGCGCACGATGTTTTCGAGCATGACGATGGCGTCGTCCACCACAAAGCCCACGGCCAGGGTGAGCGCCATGAGCGAGAGGTTGTCCAGGCTGTAGCCAAGCACCGCCATGACCGCAAAGGTGGATATGACCGACATGGGCAGGGCAAGACTGGGAATGACCGTGGCGGGCAGGTTGCGCAGAAAAACAAAGATGACGAGCACAACCAGAAAAACGGTGAGCACCAGCGTAAACTTAACATCTGCCACGGAATGGCGGATGGATTCCGAACGGTCGTAAAAAATCTCCAGCGATACGGAAGGCGGCAACTGGCGCTCCAGCCCCGGCATCAACGCGCGGATGGCGTCCACCACCTGCACGGTGTTTGTGCCGGGCTGGCGTTCCACGGCCAGGGTAATGCCCGGCGCGCCGCCGTTGCCCCAGGTGATCTGCTTGTCCTGCTTGACGCTGTCCACCACCTGCCCGATGTCGCTCAGACGCACGGGCGCGCCGTTGCGGTAGGCCACCACCGTATCCTGAAAGGCGCGGGCGTTGAGCAACTGCCCGGAGGACTTGATGGCGCTGGCCCTCTGCTCGCCCTCCAGCGCGCCCGTGGGCAGCATGCTGTTGGCGGCGGCCACGGCGTCGGCCACTTCGTCAATGCCAAGCCCGCGCGAGGCCATCTCGTCCGGATCAAGCTGCACGCGCACGGCGTACTTTTTCTGCCCGTAGACCACCACCTGGGCCACGCCTTCCACCATGGAGAGCCTTTGCCCTATGAGGGTATCGGCGTATTCGTTGAGGGCGTACAGAGGCAGGGTTGAAGACGAAACCCGCAGGTACAGTATGGGCATGTCCGCCGGGTTGACCTTGCGAAAGCTGGGGGGCGTGGTCATGCTGGTGGGCATGCGCCGCTGGGCGAGGCCTATGGCCGACTGCACGTCCAGTGCCGCCGCGTCGATATTGCGGTCAAGGGCAAACTGTATGGTAACGCGGGTGCGGCCCGTGGAGTTGACCGAAGAAATGGAATCAATGCCCGCAATGGTGAAAAATTCCTTTTCCAGCGGAGTGGCCACGGACGCCGCCATGGTTTCCGGGTCAGCTCCTGCCAGGTCTGCCATGACCTGAATGGTAGGAAAATCCACATTGGGCAGATGGTTGACGGGCAAATTTTTGTAGCCCGTCATGCCGAAGAAAAGCATGCCGAGCATAAGCAGCACCGTGGCTACGGGGCGGCGAATGAATATGGCGGCGATATTCATAATTTTTCCTACGTCAACTGAGCAGCTGGCGCAAGAGCAAAAACAGCCCAAGTCCGCAGCACAGACCGCCAATGAGCTTGCGCAGCACTTCCGTGGGAATGCGTTTTGTCACGGCTATGCCCGCAAAGAGTCCTATGAAGGCCATAAGGCAGATATACGGCAGCATGGTAAAGTCCACATGGCCGTCGGCCACGTTGCCAATGGTGCCAAAAAGGGCCGTGGTCACCTGATAGGGCATGGCAAGTCCCACCGCCGTCATGGGCGAGACCCCGGCGATGATCATCCAGGGGATGGACACCACTGGCCCGCCAGCGCCTGTGAGGCCAGCCAGCAGTGCCGTTATGGCTCCGATGCAGAAAAAGCCCTTGCCGCTCTGCCAGAAAGCGCTGCCTCTTCCCGGCTTGGGGGGCCGCAGGGCGCACAGCCCGGCAAACATGACGATGCAGGCCAGCATGACCACCAGTGGGGCAGCGGGCATCAGGGTGTTAACCAAGGCTCCGGGCCAGGCTGCCAGGCTGCCCGCCATGTAGGGCAGGGCCTTGTACCAGTTGATATGCCCCAGGCGGCGGTACATGACCGTACCCACTGCAGCCACGGGCAAAAATGAAGCCAGGGCCGTGCCTATGGCCATGTGGGTTTCCTGTCCGCTGAACAGGATTAGAGCAGGAGGAATAAGTATGCCCCCGACCCCGGTTATACCCACCAGAAAGCCCACCAGCAACGACACCAGAGACAGAACGATTATAACCATGCACAGAGCCTCAGAAAATAAAAAAACACACAAGGGCCAGGGCCCACAAGGCCAGACCGCCGTAAAGAGCACTTTGCCGCAGGAGGTCACACAAGATCAGCAGGCGGGGGGCGTCCCACACGGCGGAAGACGCGCCGGGCAGCCCCTTGTCCGGGGGCGGCCCGAGCCACGGTTTGTCAACCAGTTCACCGAAATAGACTGAAGGCCCGGCCATACGCGCTCCGCACAGCCAGGCGCAGGCCGTCATGGGCCAACCCGAATTGGGGCTGGGCATGCCCGAAGCCTGACGGGCCACCACGGCCAGACCGGGCCAGCGACCGGGCCAGCCGCCGGGGAAGTATCTGAACCGCGGGCCATCACCGCCACAGCCGCCGTCACGGGCAGCATCACAGCCACCCTCACGGGCACCATCACAGCCGCCATCGCGGGCAGCATCACAGCCGCCATCACCGCCACAGCCACCCTCACGGGCAGCATCACGGCCACCATCACGGGCACGGCCACCGTCACGGGCAGCATCACGGCTACCATCGCAGCACACCGCTTCAAGCCTTTGCCGCAGCAAAAAAAGAGCGTGAACCAGCGCCGCGCTCAAGGCAGCCAGACGCGCGGGTACAAAGGCCAGCCCATCGTCGGCCCGCGCTCCGGCCCAGCCGAGCCAGCGCCACTTTTCCGTCTTATAGCCCCACATGGAATCCGTGGTGCTCACGGCCTTGTAGCACCAGAGGGCCACCGGCCCGCCCACCAGCAGCCAGAAAAACGGCGCGGTAAAGGCATCCGTGAGATTTTCGGAAAGCGTGTCGGCCAGGGTCTTGCGCATGAGGGGGCGATCCATGGCGCTGGTGTCGCGGCTTACCAGCCATGACAGCGCTTCACGGGCCTCGGCTTCCGGGGCCTGCTCCACCCTTTCCAGCACAAGCTCGCCCGTTTGCAGCAGGCTGCCCATGGCAAGTCCGGCCCAGGCCAGATAGACGGCCGCCAGCAGGCCCACCAGGGGCAAAGACACAACTGCCCAGACGGCGAATCCCGAGCAGGCGACCAGAGCCAGCAGGGCCAGCGCTCCTGACAGTCTGCCCCGGCACCGCTCGTGCGTGGCCCCTGCCGCCAGCATAAAGCGCCGCGCGGGGCGCTCCAGCCAGTCGAGCGCCTTGCCCACAAGGCAGACAGGATGCCGCCAGGGCAAGGCGGGATCGCCGAACCATAAATCCAGAACAAGGGCCACAGGGGCCAGCCACCAGCACTCCCACACGGACCAGGGGAAAACAAGGGCCAGCCCGTGGGTCAGACTCACGTCCAGGTCTCCATAAGATTGGCTCTGGCCAGAGCCGCGTACAGCACAATGCCCGCCGATGTGGACAGGTTGATGCTGCGCACGCGCCCTTCCAGCATAGGAATACGCACGCGGTGTGGCGACAGGGCCAGAATATCCTGCGGCAGCCCGCGTGTTTCAGGCCCGAAAACCAGAAAATCGTCAGGCTCGAAGGCAAAATGGTGCACAGCCGCGCTCTTTTCAGAAGCCTTGGCCGAGGTGAACACCAGCCGCCCGCCCGCGCCGCCCGCGCCGGATGTTTCCACAAAGGCCCGCCAGTGGGGCCAGACGTTCAGGCGCACATTGGGCCAGTAGTCCAGGCCCGCGCGCTTGAGGTAGCGGTCTTCAAGCTTGAAACCCAGGGGTTCAATCAGGTTGAGCGTCACGCCGGTGGCGGCGCAGAGCCGGGCGACATTGCCCGTATTGGGGGGAATTTCCGGCTCATAAAGAACTATCTGCATTGTACTCGCACTCGCGCGCCCGCAGGGCATGGCCCACGGACAAATTTTGTTGGAGGGCGATAGTATGGCGTATGTGGATGCTTTTCAAGGGGCGACTGCCCGTAGCGGCTGCGACGGTTGCAGAAGGATTAGGCTGTAACTGACATGCTCCACCCCTGCCGCAAGCCTGCCCCAAGCCCTTGGCGCAAGCCCGCCGCCAGAGCCTGACAACATAAAAGTTTTAGGGGGTGGGGGCGTGGGGGAGGAGACCCTTTTTCAAAAGGGTCCCTCCCCCACAAAGCGTTTCAAACTTCAAATCTCAACGTTCGACGCAGAAATACCTGGAAAGGCGCTCGTGACGGCACTGTCTAGTCAGCCACGAGCCCCGCCAGACCAGGCACAGCCTGACACACGACGCGCATGTCCCTGCTGCCGAAGCCGTTGTCGTCCAGCGTGGCAAAGCTCTCGGCCTCGGTGATTTCCACGGCGGCCCCTTCCGCACCGGCCTGCTCCAGCCTCTGGAGCAAAAGCTCCCTGGCCCGCTCGCCAAGGGCGTCAAGGCTGCATCCCTTACGGATGTTTTCCGTCAGATCCAGCGCAGGGGCGCGCAAAAGGCCGGAGCCCGTGTCGGCGTAGACTTCAACGGCGTCGGTGGGCAGGGTAAGGGCCGCGCCCACGGCATTGGCCACAGCCGTATGGGGCGGGCAATCCACGGGCAGCCCAAGGGCGGCGGTCAGATGCGCCTTCATGCAGGCCGCCGGGCCGCCCACCAGCCATGCGCGCGCAGGACGCGCCTCCTGCAAGGCCCGCAGGCCCGCCAGCGTATAGATGGGGCGGGCGTTGACGGCCTCCGTCAGAGCATCGGCGGCGCGGCGGATCTGATTAAGGGCATTGTCCACAGCCTTGCGGGCCAGAACACGAGGATCAAGGCCGCACTGTTGCGCCAGCGCCTCCATGCCGCACAGGGAGGCGGCCACGTTTCCGGCCAGTTCGCCCGCCATATCCTCCAGCATATTAGGGGCCAGCACATAACTCGGCTCGTGAACGGCATATCTGGCCTGAGCCTCCCCCATTGACGAGCCTGTTCCGGCCTCGTGCGCCTGCGGGATGCTGTGCAGGGTATTGAGCGCGTCCAGCAGGGTCGGACTCGTGCCGCCAAAAGCCATGGCCGGCCCCTGACGCAGCGGCCCCACCCGTACCGAGGCTCCGGCCCCGTGACCATCAACAGACACAAGGGAGTCGCCGCCCACGCCGATGGAAACCGAAGCAAGGGCGCGCACCAGGGTTCGCCGCCCCTGAAGGGTCATGCCCTCCCTGTCCACCACGGGGGAGCCGTCCACAGCCAGGGCCATGTCTGTGGTGGTGCCGCCTATATCCAGCAGCAGGGCGCAGCCCTGACGGGCAGCCGGGCACAGGGCCAGCACGCCCATAACGCTGGCGGCCGGGCCGGAAAGAACCGACTGCACCGGTTCACGCCGCGAAAGGCTCAGGGGCACGGCCCCGCCGTCAGCCTTGAGCAGGCGCACGGCGGCGCGAACTCCGGACTCTGCCAGTGCGCTCTCCACAGCGTCCAGAAAGTTGGAGTGCAGGCGCTGCACGGCTGCGTTAAAGTAGGCTGTGGCGATGCGGCGGGGAAAATTGAGCCGCCCCGAAAGCTTGTGCCCCAGGGTGATGCAAAAGGATGCGCCAGGCTTTACATCTGGCGCTATAGCTGGCCCTTCCGCTGGCGCGGCAGTGGACGCGACACTTGGCCCGGCAGTGGGGCTGTTTGTGGCTGACGCGGCGCTCCCACGGCTCAGGGCCCGCGCCATGTGCTGCTCGTGGGCGGGATTGCGCGGCGAGAATTTGCCCACGCAGGCCACGGCGGCAATGCCTTCCGCACGCCAGCGGGCAGCCTGGACTTCAAGACCGCCGACATCGAGCGGGCTGACCTCCGTGCCTCTGTGATCCAACCCGCCGGGGACAACAAACACATGCCGCCCCATGGCAAAACGCCGGGGATCAAGCCCCGGCCCGGCGGAAAGGGCAAGGGCCACGGCATCGGCCTTGTCCTGCACAAGCGCGTTGACCGCCAGCGTGGCCCCCAGGGTGACGCGGCTGACGCGGCCCAAAAGGCTTGCCCCACCAAGGGCGCGGGCGGCGGCATCGTCGTCCAGGGCGCGGGCCAGGGCGTGCAGCACCTCGCGTACCGAAGCGGGCAGATCATCGTGCTTTGTGCGCGTTTTGGCCGCAGCCAGCAGGCGCACGCTCGGCAGCGCCGCCGGGGCAGTTGGCGTCCGCTCCGAAAATGATGTCGAGGGGCCTTCAGACACGTCCTCATCCTGCACAAGAAGAACCGCGTCGGTGTTGGTTCCTCCGGCATCTATGCCCAGCAAAAAAATCTGCCCTGCGGGCGCGTTTGCGCCATGCTTCTGCTTCATTTCATGTCGCCCCTTTAGTGCCAAAAGGCCGGAGCCAGCATACGACATGCCTTGCCGCAGGGCCAGAGCTTTCCCCTGTGCCCCTGCGGACGGTTTTATGGAAACGCTGATGTATTCCGTTTG
This is a stretch of genomic DNA from Desulfovibrio sp.. It encodes these proteins:
- a CDS encoding tRNA (cytidine(34)-2'-O)-methyltransferase, whose protein sequence is MQIVLYEPEIPPNTGNVARLCAATGVTLNLIEPLGFKLEDRYLKRAGLDYWPNVRLNVWPHWRAFVETSGAGGAGGRLVFTSAKASEKSAAVHHFAFEPDDFLVFGPETRGLPQDILALSPHRVRIPMLEGRVRSINLSTSAGIVLYAALARANLMETWT
- a CDS encoding efflux RND transporter permease subunit yields the protein MNIAAIFIRRPVATVLLMLGMLFFGMTGYKNLPVNHLPNVDFPTIQVMADLAGADPETMAASVATPLEKEFFTIAGIDSISSVNSTGRTRVTIQFALDRNIDAAALDVQSAIGLAQRRMPTSMTTPPSFRKVNPADMPILYLRVSSSTLPLYALNEYADTLIGQRLSMVEGVAQVVVYGQKKYAVRVQLDPDEMASRGLGIDEVADAVAAANSMLPTGALEGEQRASAIKSSGQLLNARAFQDTVVAYRNGAPVRLSDIGQVVDSVKQDKQITWGNGGAPGITLAVERQPGTNTVQVVDAIRALMPGLERQLPPSVSLEIFYDRSESIRHSVADVKFTLVLTVFLVVLVIFVFLRNLPATVIPSLALPMSVISTFAVMAVLGYSLDNLSLMALTLAVGFVVDDAIVMLENIVRHQEMGKDPLTAAYDGSAEIGFTIVSMTVSLAAVFIPVLFMGGIVGRLFREFAVVIIAAILASGVVSLTLTPMLCAYFLKAQGAHKAGRSAGQGLYGWLERGFDRLNALYARSLDVVLHHRLKTLMASLILLALTVWIGMAMPKGFLPVEDMGMLVASTEAEQGVSYEGMVSAQRSLDPLLEKNPHLSMYNSIVGIVGGSPSMNNGILLMPLKPHAQRPGIDQVAEQLRRELNISPSMRVFVRVPPAINLGGRSSKALYQYTLSGPDMEDLYDSAQKIEIALRALPQIQDVNSDLQLKNPELRVSIDRNRAGALGVSPHQIDLALQSAYGSREISTIYAPTNDYTVFVELQKKFQQDSSALSRLYVRAANGNLVPLDTLVKMEPGVGPIAVNHNGQFPSVTISYNLRPGVSLGQGVAAVEAAAQPLLPDTVTAESQGTAQAFQSSLTGMGWLLVLAIVVIYLVLGILYESFIHPLTILSGLPSAGFGALGTLWLFGMDLNLYGFVGVIMLLGIVKKNAIMMLDFALEAQRHNPALEPLEAIRQGCHVRFRPIMMTTVAALMGALPIAIGVGAGAEARRPLGMAVVGGLCFSQIVTLYITPVYYYYMEKLSRALGKRWGGRFHKDAPTVETGETGANAAARAEAGGTAA
- a CDS encoding CobD/CbiB family cobalamin biosynthesis protein, producing MSLTHGLALVFPWSVWECWWLAPVALVLDLWFGDPALPWRHPVCLVGKALDWLERPARRFMLAAGATHERCRGRLSGALALLALVACSGFAVWAVVSLPLVGLLAAVYLAWAGLAMGSLLQTGELVLERVEQAPEAEAREALSWLVSRDTSAMDRPLMRKTLADTLSENLTDAFTAPFFWLLVGGPVALWCYKAVSTTDSMWGYKTEKWRWLGWAGARADDGLAFVPARLAALSAALVHALFLLRQRLEAVCCDGSRDAARDGGRARDGGRDAAREGGCGGDGGCDAARDGGCDGAREGGCDAARDGGCGGDGPRFRYFPGGWPGRWPGLAVVARQASGMPSPNSGWPMTACAWLCGARMAGPSVYFGELVDKPWLGPPPDKGLPGASSAVWDAPRLLILCDLLRQSALYGGLALWALALVCFFIF
- a CDS encoding hydantoinase/oxoprolinase family protein, giving the protein MKQKHGANAPAGQIFLLGIDAGGTNTDAVLLVQDEDVSEGPSTSFSERTPTAPAALPSVRLLAAAKTRTKHDDLPASVREVLHALARALDDDAAARALGGASLLGRVSRVTLGATLAVNALVQDKADAVALALSAGPGLDPRRFAMGRHVFVVPGGLDHRGTEVSPLDVGGLEVQAARWRAEGIAAVACVGKFSPRNPAHEQHMARALSRGSAASATNSPTAGPSVASTAAPAEGPAIAPDVKPGASFCITLGHKLSGRLNFPRRIATAYFNAAVQRLHSNFLDAVESALAESGVRAAVRLLKADGGAVPLSLSRREPVQSVLSGPAASVMGVLALCPAARQGCALLLDIGGTTTDMALAVDGSPVVDREGMTLQGRRTLVRALASVSIGVGGDSLVSVDGHGAGASVRVGPLRQGPAMAFGGTSPTLLDALNTLHSIPQAHEAGTGSSMGEAQARYAVHEPSYVLAPNMLEDMAGELAGNVAASLCGMEALAQQCGLDPRVLARKAVDNALNQIRRAADALTEAVNARPIYTLAGLRALQEARPARAWLVGGPAACMKAHLTAALGLPVDCPPHTAVANAVGAALTLPTDAVEVYADTGSGLLRAPALDLTENIRKGCSLDALGERARELLLQRLEQAGAEGAAVEITEAESFATLDDNGFGSRDMRVVCQAVPGLAGLVAD
- a CDS encoding sulfite exporter TauE/SafE family protein, with the protein product MVIIVLSLVSLLVGFLVGITGVGGILIPPALILFSGQETHMAIGTALASFLPVAAVGTVMYRRLGHINWYKALPYMAGSLAAWPGALVNTLMPAAPLVVMLACIVMFAGLCALRPPKPGRGSAFWQSGKGFFCIGAITALLAGLTGAGGPVVSIPWMIIAGVSPMTAVGLAMPYQVTTALFGTIGNVADGHVDFTMLPYICLMAFIGLFAGIAVTKRIPTEVLRKLIGGLCCGLGLFLLLRQLLS